In a single window of the Mucilaginibacter defluvii genome:
- a CDS encoding DUF58 domain-containing protein has translation MATLQNDQHIRQLANLELLARQVVEGFITGLHQSPFHGFSVEFAEHRLYNNGESVKNIDWKLLARTDKLFVKQFEEETNLRAYLLLDGSSSMNYPEKGLSKMQFSVYAVASLMYLFKKQRDAFGLCTFSNRIDFLSAARSTGKHLFYLFAELETAYQNTRLNTTTDIANVLHHIAAEVHQRSLIIVFSDMLENNMDEQKLNSLFAAIQHLKFAKHEVIIFNVTDKKHELDFDFDNRPHHFIDMESGDEIKVQPNRVREAYRASLQHYRHQLQLKCAQYNIDLVDANIGAGYNEVLKAYLVKRNKMI, from the coding sequence ATGGCAACATTGCAAAACGATCAGCACATCAGGCAACTGGCTAACCTGGAGTTACTGGCCCGCCAGGTGGTTGAAGGATTTATTACCGGTTTGCACCAAAGCCCGTTTCATGGTTTTTCGGTTGAGTTTGCCGAGCATCGCTTATACAACAATGGCGAATCCGTTAAAAATATCGACTGGAAGTTGCTGGCCCGTACCGATAAATTGTTTGTTAAGCAATTTGAGGAAGAAACAAACTTACGCGCCTATCTGCTGCTTGATGGTTCATCATCCATGAACTATCCGGAAAAGGGACTGAGCAAAATGCAGTTTTCGGTATACGCTGTCGCATCGCTCATGTATCTTTTTAAAAAACAACGCGATGCCTTTGGATTATGCACCTTTTCAAACCGGATTGACTTTTTAAGTGCGGCCCGTTCTACAGGAAAGCACTTGTTTTACTTATTTGCCGAACTTGAAACAGCATATCAAAACACCCGCTTAAATACAACTACTGACATCGCAAACGTACTGCACCATATAGCAGCCGAAGTACACCAACGATCGTTAATCATTGTATTTAGCGACATGCTCGAAAATAATATGGATGAGCAAAAATTAAACTCACTTTTCGCGGCCATCCAGCATCTCAAATTTGCTAAACACGAGGTAATTATTTTCAACGTAACCGATAAAAAGCACGAGCTCGATTTCGACTTTGATAACCGGCCGCACCATTTTATCGACATGGAAAGCGGAGATGAAATCAAAGTACAACCTAATCGCGTCCGCGAGGCATACCGTGCATCCTTACAACACTATCGCCATCAATTGCAGCTTAAGTGCGCTCAATACAACATTGATTTGGTTGATGCCAACATTGGTGCCGGTTATAATGAAGTACTCAAAGCTTATCTCGTCAAACGAAATAAGATGATCTAG
- a CDS encoding phosphatase PAP2 family protein, whose amino-acid sequence MNTGIKSVLNRINVFFVLYLLFLVICLTIKLVYTREEIYFAVNSRYNEAADLFFRYYTNIGDGLFTIAIAIVLLLFFSYRKAFLLATSYALSSLIAQVLKFAFDAPRPKLYFSTRLEGIHFVKDVNIYTLHSFPSGHSVTAFSTAVVLCYFLRQKAWGIALLLLAVFAGYSRMYLSEHFFEDVVAGSVTGVIVTVLWLSWIDSKQFLHSHKWQNALLRKKAL is encoded by the coding sequence ATGAATACAGGAATAAAAAGTGTGCTTAACCGTATCAACGTTTTCTTCGTCCTGTACCTGCTGTTTTTGGTCATCTGCCTGACCATTAAACTCGTTTATACGCGCGAGGAAATATATTTCGCTGTAAATAGCCGCTATAACGAAGCCGCCGACCTGTTTTTTCGCTATTATACCAACATAGGCGATGGCTTGTTTACCATCGCGATTGCTATTGTGCTTTTATTATTTTTCAGCTACCGCAAAGCGTTTTTATTGGCTACAAGTTATGCGTTATCATCGCTCATAGCCCAGGTGCTCAAGTTCGCCTTTGATGCGCCCCGCCCCAAGCTTTATTTCTCGACCCGGTTAGAGGGTATACACTTTGTAAAGGATGTAAACATTTATACATTGCACAGCTTCCCTTCGGGCCATTCGGTCACCGCTTTTTCAACCGCTGTAGTGCTTTGCTATTTTCTGAGGCAAAAAGCCTGGGGCATCGCTTTGCTGCTTTTAGCCGTGTTTGCTGGTTATTCCCGCATGTATCTCAGCGAACATTTTTTTGAGGACGTAGTGGCTGGTTCGGTTACCGGGGTGATTGTTACCGTACTGTGGCTAAGCTGGATTGACAGCAAGCAGTTTTTACATTCTCATAAATGGCAAAATGCGTTATTAAGGAAAAAAGCGCTTTAG
- a CDS encoding VOC family protein: MDNYTIPAQTRIGHVHLKVSNLQRAMDFYIGLLGFELVTMYGDQAAFISAGGYHHHIGLNTWYSKDGGPAPQHTAGLFHTAILYPERKDLAVILKRLLDAGYPISGASDHGVSEAIYLDDPDKNGVELYWDRPRDQWPLDEHGNLTMFTKALDVKGLLALADDK, encoded by the coding sequence ATGGATAATTACACCATCCCCGCCCAAACCCGCATAGGCCATGTGCATTTAAAAGTGAGCAACCTGCAGCGCGCTATGGATTTTTATATTGGCTTGCTGGGCTTTGAACTGGTTACCATGTACGGCGATCAGGCAGCATTTATTTCTGCAGGCGGGTATCATCATCACATCGGTTTAAATACCTGGTATAGTAAGGATGGCGGCCCTGCACCGCAACACACTGCCGGTTTATTCCATACCGCGATATTGTATCCGGAGCGTAAGGATCTGGCGGTAATTTTAAAACGATTGCTTGATGCTGGTTATCCGATCAGCGGCGCGTCAGACCATGGCGTTTCAGAAGCCATATACCTGGATGACCCCGACAAAAATGGTGTAGAACTTTACTGGGACCGCCCCCGCGACCAATGGCCGCTTGACGAGCACGGCAACCTTACCATGTTTACCAAAGCATTAGATGTAAAGGGCTTATTAGCTTTAGCGGACGATAAGTAA
- a CDS encoding UbiA-like polyprenyltransferase, protein MKKYLSLVTFTHTIFAMPFAFIGFFLAVTTTNHPFEWPKLLMMVLCMVFARNSAMAFNRYLDRDIDAKNPRTLQRDIPAGRISARNALIFTLVNCTLFIGTTWFINPLCFYLSPVALLVVLGYSATKRFTALCHMVLGLGLSLAPIGAYLVVTGEFDLTPIFFSLSVFCWVSGFDIIYALQDEDFDRSQNLHSIPAYLGKVRALNLSTLLHVFSAVFIVMPAFVTHVGFLYYIGIAFFCAMLIYQHLLVKPSDLSRVNFAFMTTNGIASVVFAVLFLLDRVWIR, encoded by the coding sequence ATGAAAAAATATTTATCCCTCGTTACGTTTACACATACCATATTCGCTATGCCGTTCGCGTTTATTGGCTTTTTTTTGGCGGTAACTACAACCAACCACCCTTTTGAGTGGCCAAAGCTATTGATGATGGTGCTGTGCATGGTGTTCGCCCGTAACTCCGCCATGGCCTTTAACCGTTACCTGGATAGGGATATTGATGCCAAAAACCCACGTACGCTACAGCGCGACATCCCGGCAGGCCGCATCAGCGCCCGAAACGCGCTTATTTTTACACTGGTGAATTGCACGCTATTCATCGGCACAACCTGGTTTATTAATCCACTGTGCTTTTACCTGTCGCCGGTTGCTTTGCTCGTGGTGCTGGGCTACAGTGCCACCAAGCGTTTTACGGCTTTATGCCATATGGTATTGGGCTTAGGCTTGTCTTTAGCACCAATCGGCGCTTACCTGGTAGTTACCGGTGAGTTCGATTTAACGCCGATCTTTTTTTCACTTTCTGTTTTTTGTTGGGTAAGTGGGTTTGATATTATTTACGCTTTACAGGATGAGGATTTTGACCGCAGCCAAAACCTGCATTCCATTCCGGCTTATCTGGGCAAGGTTAGGGCACTTAATCTGTCGACACTGCTGCACGTGTTTTCGGCCGTATTTATTGTAATGCCGGCTTTCGTTACGCATGTAGGTTTTTTATACTACATCGGTATCGCGTTTTTTTGTGCCATGTTGATCTACCAGCACCTGCTGGTAAAACCATCTGATTTAAGCCGTGTTAACTTCGCCTTCATGACCACCAACGGTATAGCCAGCGTGGTGTTTGCTGTGTTATTCTTGTTGGATAGGGTATGGATCAGGTAG
- a CDS encoding Crp/Fnr family transcriptional regulator → MDQVDQLKAFRQHVEGFVAFGDDEWQILTDHLSYIDLKKKEYFVEKGKVCQHFGFITSGSVRYFSVREDGEEITNYFSFANELTSSYKSFLRQEPSFVYIQALEDTALVCLSYSNIQKLLEHPRLSHKMDRFGRLVAEYYLCCYEDRVQAFITQSPEQRYIKLLQEGQGVIQRIPQHYIANFLGVTPVSLSRIRKRIFTTTR, encoded by the coding sequence ATGGATCAGGTAGATCAGCTTAAAGCATTCAGGCAGCATGTAGAAGGCTTTGTGGCTTTCGGTGATGATGAATGGCAAATTCTGACCGATCATCTAAGTTATATCGACCTGAAAAAGAAAGAATACTTTGTTGAAAAGGGCAAAGTATGTCAGCATTTTGGCTTTATAACTTCCGGCTCGGTTCGTTATTTCAGCGTGCGCGAAGATGGCGAGGAGATAACCAACTACTTTAGCTTTGCAAACGAGCTCACCAGCTCGTACAAAAGCTTTTTACGGCAGGAGCCAAGCTTTGTGTATATACAGGCGCTTGAAGATACCGCGCTGGTTTGCCTTAGCTACAGTAACATACAAAAGCTGCTTGAACACCCGCGCTTAAGCCATAAAATGGATCGTTTTGGGCGCCTGGTTGCGGAGTATTACCTCTGCTGCTATGAGGATAGGGTACAGGCGTTCATCACCCAATCGCCCGAGCAGCGTTACATTAAATTATTGCAGGAAGGGCAGGGGGTAATACAGCGTATCCCGCAGCATTATATTGCTAACTTTTTAGGCGTAACACCCGTATCCTTATCGCGCATCCGCAAGCGCATATTTACCACAACCCGCTGA
- a CDS encoding glycoside hydrolase family 130 protein, producing the protein MRLPIVRKPIRVNPDSKRVIARFFFNGNERAKQVIQKVMVISEDAAFGIVSPILQEYSKRHRNITRVLNRHCSKLKPLFEELGIDFDSLSVYRKLLIGSYFTHEYSIESAAFFNPSIVDDPDQTELEEGERRVIMSFRAVGEGHISSITFRRALFDKNNNITVLPAGNYIDEAEIVRNAVYNKKLFFDKAVATQINVDILKELESKLDHHFEYSNLRRIILDSQKLQEDDSYKLEYDKILWLADSYYEIVFSLDTDISDRVIFPISEYERKGIEDARFVKFTDDDGSTTYYATYTAYDGALIMPKLLQTTDFYNFRIMPLYGDGAQNKNLALFPRKINGKYAMISRIDGCNNYIMYSDKINIWEKPVLLQEPRFTWEFIQIGNCGSPIETEHGWIMITHGVGPMRRYVLGASLLKLDDPSVEIGRLKEPLIIPNSEEREGYVPNVIYSCGSIVNNNKLIIPYGLSDYSTSFVEMDLNELINKLKSDGI; encoded by the coding sequence ATGAGACTTCCTATTGTACGCAAACCAATACGAGTAAACCCGGATTCGAAGCGCGTAATAGCCCGATTTTTTTTCAATGGCAACGAGCGAGCCAAGCAGGTGATACAAAAAGTGATGGTGATTAGTGAAGATGCTGCCTTTGGCATTGTATCGCCCATATTGCAGGAGTACTCTAAACGTCACCGTAATATAACACGTGTTCTTAATCGCCATTGCAGCAAATTAAAACCATTGTTTGAAGAGCTTGGAATTGATTTCGACTCCTTGTCTGTTTACCGAAAGTTGTTGATAGGTTCATATTTTACGCATGAATATTCCATTGAGTCGGCAGCGTTTTTCAATCCATCCATTGTTGACGATCCGGACCAAACCGAACTTGAAGAGGGCGAGCGCCGCGTTATTATGAGTTTCAGGGCGGTTGGTGAAGGCCATATCTCGTCGATAACCTTCCGCAGGGCATTGTTTGATAAGAATAATAATATTACGGTACTACCTGCCGGCAACTATATTGATGAGGCCGAAATTGTACGTAATGCGGTATATAACAAAAAGCTGTTTTTCGACAAAGCCGTTGCCACGCAGATCAATGTTGATATATTAAAGGAACTGGAATCAAAGCTCGATCATCATTTTGAATATTCGAATTTGAGGCGCATCATCCTGGATTCGCAAAAATTACAGGAAGATGATTCGTACAAATTAGAATATGATAAGATACTTTGGCTGGCTGATTCATATTACGAAATTGTATTCTCTTTAGATACAGATATATCTGACCGGGTAATCTTCCCGATATCAGAGTATGAACGCAAGGGTATTGAAGACGCGCGTTTTGTAAAATTTACTGATGACGACGGTAGTACCACCTATTACGCTACCTATACAGCTTACGATGGTGCGCTGATTATGCCTAAGCTGCTGCAAACTACTGATTTTTACAACTTCCGGATTATGCCGCTGTATGGTGACGGTGCGCAAAACAAAAACCTGGCATTATTTCCCCGTAAGATTAACGGCAAATACGCCATGATATCGCGTATTGATGGGTGCAATAACTACATCATGTACTCGGATAAGATAAACATCTGGGAAAAGCCGGTTTTACTACAGGAGCCTCGTTTTACGTGGGAGTTTATACAGATTGGCAACTGTGGTTCACCAATTGAAACTGAACACGGCTGGATAATGATCACCCACGGTGTTGGCCCGATGCGCCGGTACGTTTTAGGCGCCAGCTTGTTAAAACTTGATGATCCATCTGTAGAGATTGGCCGTTTAAAAGAGCCGTTAATTATACCTAACAGCGAAGAACGCGAGGGTTATGTACCAAATGTTATTTACTCATGCGGATCAATTGTGAACAACAATAAGCTGATCATTCCTTATGGTTTGTCAGATTATTCAACATCATTTGTTGAAATGGACCTTAACGAGTTGATCAATAAATTAAAGTCTGACGGCATTTAA
- a CDS encoding M3 family oligoendopeptidase, producing the protein MIHKKTRKYIPADLEIKWENLEPVYNELVDRPINSVEELEQWLRDRSELEAALEEDFAWRYIRMTCDTTSEELLQNFQYFATEIEPKTAPYSNKLNEKLVNSEFVNDLDDDKYFIYLRGVRKALELFREENIPLQTEIQIEQQKYQGITGSMSVHIGDKEFTLEQASALLKGTDRVLRQEAWEKITARRLQDKGKLDELFDHLRSLRHKVALNAGFENFRDYMFQALGRFDYTPQDCYEFHAAIETEIVPILREQAEKRKEALGLETLKPWDVDVDTSGKAPLKPFKDGDDLIEKSIQCFSNINRYLGERLEIMKDNGLFDVESRKGKAPGGYNYPLAETGAPFIFMNSANTFRDLTTMVHEGGHAVHTFLTADLELNDFKHCPSEVAELASMSMELISMDNWTVYFDNDKDMKRARRDQLIDVLKTLPWVAVVDQFQHWIYTNPDHTAEQRREAWIQIYEPFGAGFVDWSEHPDAEANLWQKQLHIFEVPFYYIEYGMAQLGAIAVWKNYKENPEKGLQQYLDALKLGYTKTIREIYETAGIKFDFSASYVKELAEFVRSEMEKL; encoded by the coding sequence ATGATACATAAAAAAACACGGAAATATATTCCCGCTGACCTTGAGATCAAGTGGGAGAACCTGGAACCTGTTTATAACGAATTAGTTGACCGTCCTATAAATTCAGTTGAAGAACTGGAGCAATGGCTGCGCGACCGCAGCGAACTTGAAGCGGCACTGGAAGAAGATTTCGCCTGGCGTTACATCCGCATGACCTGTGATACCACCAGCGAGGAGCTGTTGCAAAACTTTCAGTACTTCGCTACGGAGATAGAGCCTAAAACAGCGCCTTACAGTAATAAGCTGAATGAGAAGCTGGTTAACAGTGAATTTGTGAACGATCTGGACGATGATAAATATTTTATTTACCTGCGCGGCGTTCGTAAGGCGCTTGAATTGTTCAGGGAAGAGAATATTCCGCTGCAAACTGAGATACAGATAGAGCAACAAAAATACCAGGGCATAACCGGCTCCATGAGTGTGCATATCGGCGACAAGGAATTTACTCTGGAGCAGGCATCGGCCTTATTAAAGGGTACCGACCGCGTGCTGCGCCAGGAAGCCTGGGAAAAAATAACCGCCCGCCGTTTGCAGGACAAGGGAAAACTGGACGAGTTGTTTGATCATCTGCGCTCGTTAAGACATAAAGTGGCTTTGAATGCGGGTTTCGAGAATTTCAGGGATTATATGTTCCAGGCATTGGGCAGGTTTGATTACACGCCGCAGGATTGCTATGAGTTTCATGCCGCTATTGAAACCGAGATAGTACCCATTTTGCGTGAGCAGGCCGAAAAACGCAAGGAAGCTTTAGGTTTGGAAACCCTGAAACCATGGGACGTGGACGTAGATACATCGGGCAAAGCGCCGCTTAAACCGTTTAAAGATGGTGATGACCTGATTGAGAAGTCCATTCAGTGTTTCAGCAATATTAACCGCTACCTGGGCGAGCGCCTGGAGATCATGAAAGATAACGGCTTGTTTGATGTGGAAAGCCGTAAAGGCAAGGCTCCGGGCGGATATAACTATCCGCTGGCCGAAACCGGTGCGCCGTTCATCTTCATGAATTCGGCCAACACCTTTCGCGACCTGACGACTATGGTGCATGAGGGTGGCCACGCGGTGCATACCTTCCTGACGGCAGACCTGGAACTGAATGACTTTAAACATTGCCCTTCTGAAGTTGCCGAACTGGCTTCTATGTCCATGGAGCTGATATCCATGGATAACTGGACGGTGTATTTTGATAACGACAAGGACATGAAACGTGCCCGTCGCGATCAGTTGATTGACGTACTGAAAACCCTGCCTTGGGTAGCCGTGGTAGATCAGTTTCAGCATTGGATATATACCAACCCCGACCATACCGCCGAGCAGCGTCGCGAAGCATGGATACAGATATATGAGCCGTTTGGTGCCGGCTTTGTAGACTGGAGCGAGCACCCGGATGCCGAAGCCAACTTGTGGCAAAAACAACTGCATATTTTTGAGGTGCCGTTTTACTATATCGAGTACGGCATGGCCCAACTCGGCGCTATAGCGGTGTGGAAGAATTACAAGGAAAATCCTGAGAAGGGTTTACAGCAATACCTCGACGCTTTAAAATTGGGTTATACTAAAACTATCCGCGAGATATATGAAACGGCCGGTATCAAGTTCGATTTCAGCGCAAGCTACGTTAAAGAACTTGCGGAGTTTGTACGCAGCGAAATGGAAAAACTGTAG
- a CDS encoding NAD-dependent epimerase/dehydratase family protein: MHTILGAGGPVANALTRQLIDHNQTVKLVSRRPSKFSGSNVSWQKADLLNRAEVLNAVKGSAVIYLCAGLVYDKDIWREQWPIIIQNVIDAVKETQARLIFFDNVYMYGLVNGAMTEDTPYNPTSVKGEVRAKTATTLMDEAKSGNIRASILRGADFYGAESMNSFFDMMVLDKFSKGQKAQWIGDARTKHTFTYVPDAGKAMYVLGQTPESDNQIWHAPSAPALTGKQFIELAADVFAVAPKFSSINKMMLWMVGLFNKTVMGTVEMYYQYDHDYIFDSSKFEKAFNIKPTAYRDGIIHLSQTQFKR, from the coding sequence ATGCATACTATTTTAGGAGCGGGCGGGCCTGTCGCTAATGCGCTCACCCGCCAACTGATCGATCATAATCAAACCGTAAAACTGGTAAGCCGCCGCCCGTCGAAATTCAGCGGCAGTAACGTAAGCTGGCAGAAGGCTGATCTGCTTAACCGTGCCGAAGTATTGAATGCGGTTAAGGGTTCTGCCGTAATTTACTTATGCGCTGGTTTGGTGTACGATAAGGACATTTGGCGCGAGCAATGGCCCATCATTATACAAAATGTAATAGATGCCGTTAAAGAAACTCAGGCCCGCCTGATATTTTTTGATAACGTATACATGTACGGCCTGGTTAACGGCGCCATGACGGAAGATACGCCTTACAACCCAACAAGTGTTAAAGGTGAGGTACGCGCCAAAACAGCAACTACTTTAATGGATGAAGCCAAATCCGGTAATATAAGAGCTTCGATTTTAAGAGGCGCCGATTTTTATGGCGCCGAAAGCATGAACAGCTTTTTTGATATGATGGTGCTTGATAAATTCTCAAAAGGGCAAAAAGCCCAATGGATAGGTGACGCGCGTACCAAGCATACCTTTACTTATGTGCCCGATGCCGGCAAGGCCATGTACGTGTTAGGCCAAACACCCGAAAGTGATAACCAGATATGGCATGCACCATCGGCACCGGCTTTAACCGGTAAGCAGTTTATTGAGCTGGCCGCTGATGTGTTCGCGGTTGCGCCAAAGTTCTCAAGCATTAATAAAATGATGCTGTGGATGGTTGGCTTATTCAACAAAACCGTTATGGGTACGGTAGAAATGTATTACCAGTATGATCATGATTATATATTCGATTCTTCAAAATTTGAAAAGGCATTTAACATAAAGCCAACCGCTTATCGCGATGGCATTATACATTTATCGCAAACGCAATTTAAACGCTGA
- a CDS encoding amino acid permease, translating to MSKSIFRKKSVSKILADVESGFSDSEHSGGSTHLTKALKVKDLTLMGIAAVIGAGIFSTIGEASFHGGPGVSILFVITAITCGFSALCYAEFASRIPVAGSAYTYAYASFGELIAWIIGWDLLMEYAIGNIAVAISWSTYFVNLLEGFNIHIPSYLTMDYYTALKAHEDIEKLTAGGNVADITDKMRNAAAAFVNAPGAGNFKLIANIPALLIVVAITYLVYIGIRETKKVTNGMVMLKIAVVIFVILLGFFYVTPANWSPFMPNGFSGVMKGVSGVFFAYIGFDAISTTAEECTNPQRDLPRGMIYSLIICTVLYVLIALVLTGMVSYKDLQVGDPLAFVFAKVGLTKISYVISVSAVIATASVLLIFQLGQPRIWMSMSRDGLLPKAFSRIHPKFKTPSFATIVTGFVVAIPALFMNLTEVTDLTSIGTLFAFVLVCGGVLLLPREAAVQGRFKLPYINGKFIVPALFIGAVIGFHRPVLELLSGENVHERFPLILFIIVSAGIAVVSFIKNLSLIPVLGLLSCLYLMTELGYINWLRFLAWLVIGLVIYFTYSYKNSKLGKDNGIQLPDNKTL from the coding sequence ATGTCGAAAAGTATATTTCGTAAAAAATCCGTTTCAAAAATTTTAGCCGATGTTGAAAGCGGTTTCAGCGACAGTGAACATTCCGGCGGTTCAACCCATCTCACCAAAGCACTTAAAGTAAAAGATCTTACCCTGATGGGTATTGCGGCGGTAATAGGCGCAGGCATATTCAGTACAATCGGTGAAGCATCTTTTCATGGCGGTCCGGGGGTGAGTATACTTTTTGTAATTACGGCCATTACCTGCGGTTTTTCGGCATTATGTTATGCCGAATTTGCCTCGCGCATACCGGTTGCAGGTAGCGCTTATACTTATGCCTATGCTTCGTTTGGCGAACTGATCGCCTGGATAATCGGTTGGGATTTATTGATGGAGTACGCCATCGGTAATATTGCCGTAGCCATATCATGGAGTACCTACTTTGTTAATTTGCTCGAAGGGTTCAATATTCACATTCCATCATACCTCACGATGGATTATTACACCGCCCTCAAAGCGCATGAGGATATTGAAAAACTCACAGCAGGCGGCAACGTTGCCGATATAACGGATAAAATGCGTAATGCTGCTGCTGCATTTGTTAACGCCCCAGGTGCCGGTAACTTTAAGCTGATCGCTAACATTCCGGCATTGCTTATTGTAGTAGCGATAACTTACCTGGTTTACATCGGTATTCGTGAAACCAAAAAGGTTACTAACGGTATGGTGATGCTTAAGATTGCGGTGGTTATATTCGTGATATTGTTAGGCTTTTTCTACGTAACGCCGGCCAACTGGAGCCCCTTTATGCCGAATGGTTTTAGTGGTGTGATGAAGGGTGTTTCGGGCGTGTTTTTCGCTTATATCGGGTTTGATGCTATATCAACAACTGCGGAAGAATGTACCAACCCGCAGCGTGATTTACCTCGCGGGATGATCTATTCACTGATTATTTGTACCGTACTGTACGTGCTGATTGCCCTCGTGCTAACGGGTATGGTAAGCTACAAAGATTTACAGGTTGGCGATCCGCTGGCGTTTGTATTTGCTAAGGTTGGGTTAACTAAAATAAGTTATGTCATATCTGTCAGCGCGGTTATTGCAACGGCAAGCGTATTATTGATATTTCAGTTAGGGCAGCCACGCATATGGATGAGCATGAGCCGCGACGGATTGTTGCCTAAAGCATTCTCACGCATCCATCCTAAATTTAAAACGCCTTCATTCGCTACAATAGTTACCGGCTTTGTAGTGGCTATACCGGCTCTATTTATGAACCTTACCGAGGTGACTGACCTAACCAGTATCGGTACCCTATTTGCCTTCGTGCTGGTGTGCGGTGGTGTATTGCTGTTGCCGCGTGAAGCAGCTGTGCAGGGACGTTTTAAACTACCATACATTAACGGTAAATTTATTGTGCCTGCCTTGTTTATCGGCGCGGTTATCGGTTTTCACCGGCCTGTTTTGGAGCTGCTGTCGGGCGAGAACGTGCATGAGCGTTTCCCGCTTATCCTGTTCATCATTGTAAGCGCCGGTATAGCGGTTGTATCTTTTATTAAAAATCTGTCGCTTATACCGGTGTTAGGTCTGCTAAGCTGTTTATACCTGATGACAGAGCTGGGCTACATCAACTGGCTGCGCTTTTTAGCCTGGCTGGTTATCGGTTTGGTTATCTACTTTACCTACAGCTATAAAAACAGTAAGTTAGGTAAGGATAATGGTATTCAACTGCCGGATAACAAAACGCTTTAA
- the yihA gene encoding ribosome biogenesis GTP-binding protein YihA/YsxC translates to MIVKSAEFICSNTQISKLPPPVKPEYAFIGRSNVGKSSLINMLTGKKGLAKTSQTPGKTQLINHFLINDDWYLVDLPGYGYARISKSKKEDWNKFIRTYLDKRESLQCVMVLIDSRLEPQKIDLEFCNWLGEHGLAFVLIFTKADKQSAIKTDQNVAKFRKALMATFEEVPQHFITSSESQIGKDEVLGFVDQINQNFEIPEYKQF, encoded by the coding sequence ATGATCGTCAAATCAGCGGAATTTATTTGCAGCAATACACAAATATCCAAGCTACCACCACCGGTAAAGCCTGAGTACGCTTTTATCGGGCGTTCAAATGTGGGAAAGTCATCGCTCATTAATATGCTTACAGGCAAAAAGGGTTTGGCGAAAACCTCGCAAACACCGGGTAAAACGCAGCTGATCAATCATTTTCTAATTAATGACGATTGGTACCTGGTTGATTTGCCGGGTTATGGTTACGCCCGCATCTCTAAAAGCAAAAAAGAAGACTGGAATAAATTCATTCGCACCTATCTTGATAAGCGCGAAAGCCTGCAATGCGTTATGGTTTTGATTGACAGCCGTCTGGAACCGCAAAAGATCGATCTGGAATTTTGCAACTGGCTGGGCGAACATGGCCTGGCATTCGTGCTGATATTTACCAAGGCCGACAAACAATCCGCCATAAAAACGGATCAGAATGTAGCCAAGTTCCGCAAGGCTTTGATGGCCACTTTTGAGGAGGTTCCACAACATTTTATTACCTCGTCAGAAAGTCAGATTGGTAAAGACGAGGTTTTGGGCTTTGTTGACCAGATCAACCAAAACTTTGAAATACCGGAGTATAAGCAGTTTTAA
- the trxA gene encoding thioredoxin, producing the protein MALEITDANFEELVLKSDKPVLVDFWAEWCGPCRMVGPVVEELAKEYDGKAVVGKVNVDNNPSISMKFGIRNIPALLFFKNGEIVDKQIGAVPKSILANKLNAQV; encoded by the coding sequence ATGGCTTTAGAAATAACCGATGCAAACTTCGAAGAACTTGTATTAAAATCAGATAAACCGGTATTAGTTGATTTTTGGGCAGAGTGGTGCGGCCCTTGTCGCATGGTAGGCCCGGTAGTTGAGGAGTTAGCCAAAGAGTACGATGGCAAAGCCGTTGTAGGTAAGGTAAACGTTGATAACAATCCCAGTATTTCAATGAAGTTCGGCATCCGTAATATACCAGCGCTGCTGTTCTTTAAAAACGGCGAGATTGTAGATAAGCAAATCGGCGCTGTGCCAAAATCAATTTTAGCTAATAAATTAAACGCTCAGGTATAA